The following are encoded in a window of Pectinophora gossypiella chromosome 8, ilPecGoss1.1, whole genome shotgun sequence genomic DNA:
- the LOC126369050 gene encoding 26S proteasome non-ATPase regulatory subunit 10-like, with the protein MSIGSVYETAYKGDFNQVKVKVDQDSSLIQTVDSNGRLLVHWAALGGNHHLVDFLLDSGSPLDPVDDTCSTPIILAASAGRYDVVRLLISKGAKVNQKTQRGQSPLHYACSKGHLEVAKLLLENDANVNEADVLGATPLHRAAAQGRSNIVELLLTCPTIKLDVCDSIGNTPLHLACEEDRESVACMLVKAGSSLSTTNKEKKTPLDLCSAKLKNTLLALVD; encoded by the exons ATGTCTATCGGTTCCGTTTACGAAACTGCTTATAAAGGCGATTTTAACCAAGTTAAAGTAAAAGTTGATCAAGACTCTTCCTTAATACAAACAGTTGATTCG aACGGTCGTCTTTTAGTTCATTGGGCAGCCTTGGGTGGTAATCATCATCTTGTCGATTTCTTGCTCGATTCAGGGTCTCCCCTTGACCCTGTAGATGACACATGTTCGACTCCAATTATTCTAGCTGCTTCAGCTGGTAGATATGATGTCGTGAGGCTGCTGATCAGTAAAGGAGCAAAGGTTAACCAGAAAACTCAACGAGGACAGTCACCTTTACATTATGCTTGTTCAAAAGGACATTTAGAG GTAGCTAAGCTGTTATTagaaaatgatgcaaatgtcaATGAAGCTGACGTATTAGGTGCCACTCCACTGCATAGAGCGGCTGCCCAGGGTAGAAGTAACATTGTGGAACTGTTGTTAACATGTCCCACAATTAAACTTGATGTATGTGATTCAattggaaacacaccatt ACATTTGGCATGTGAAGAAGACAGGGAGTCAGTGGCATGCATGTTAGTGAAGGCAGGTTCATCATTAAGTACAACCAATAAAGAGAAGAAGACACCCCTCGATTTGTGTTCTGCCAAGTTGAAAAATACTTTACTTGCTCTAGTAGATTAA